A genomic segment from Candidatus Hydrogenedentota bacterium encodes:
- a CDS encoding transglutaminase domain-containing protein codes for MGLLRVLGGVSWLWLAVSGVLAPGAWAEAVAMPVRTVWPALELYEAGQAYDVMRAGGGAGVMLNDLVLIENDAPGAGRSDKGAHTEPLHAGVRIRKVLRLESAAARAAHVLVYMTPRDASDPAPWHMLVNGCRVEGVPRSWHELMWWWVPVPVDALRTGENVIELVCEGPPERGYDVLFAREDEYARGGGAYTYRGHTGLLTSGFVEIPDSGNLPGLTPFEVGAMSARSVDGGATYQTGLLGPEADTRGEYVIRISLEQHHPSGSLVSPPIDLWAEAPGASGIAPACRATELRLTGLGETPSGTVIDWAVRFSDTPDPTDASWDAFTPVGTGAALDAPLPDTGRRYAQVRATLRTEDPLSTPVLREIALSRTLHFTPPPENTFYTRRAVNPAPRYPSYPMYFESGDAPELARLRATLPEELLVRATHGQFAEINQIRHYVSQLWYHALPHPEYPEWNALDILKRKQQYGHGGMCIQFTIVFIQALQSLGYQARHVNVFNHEIPEVYIDELEKWAVIDPESVFDSYEFHTGSGEPLSVLEQHQHFLRRYGFTAENPIPWASPAPWENRAGNAVPETPQPLEISTFTPWINDPDPMKRPPQHNLAGFFRLIPRNDFLTRPTPRPVAHGSTWWPWSGYLCWYDEATPRKLQHALHSDRVADFYPAINRAHYAASWGDTEGEVRVRMFTQTPNLAAFEININGSGWRESPAVFTWPLFPSGLNRLEMRVRNTLGLEGAPSLLEVYYHYRAPYAPKEKP; via the coding sequence ATGGGTTTGCTTCGTGTGCTGGGCGGGGTGTCTTGGCTCTGGCTTGCCGTGTCTGGCGTGCTGGCGCCGGGCGCGTGGGCGGAGGCGGTGGCGATGCCGGTGCGGACGGTATGGCCGGCGCTGGAGTTGTATGAGGCGGGCCAGGCGTATGATGTGATGCGGGCCGGGGGCGGGGCGGGGGTCATGTTGAATGACCTCGTGTTGATCGAGAACGATGCGCCGGGGGCGGGGCGGAGCGACAAGGGGGCGCACACGGAGCCGTTGCATGCGGGGGTTCGCATCCGCAAGGTGTTGCGGCTGGAATCGGCGGCGGCGCGCGCGGCGCATGTGCTGGTGTACATGACGCCGCGGGACGCGTCGGATCCGGCGCCATGGCATATGCTGGTGAACGGGTGCCGCGTCGAAGGTGTTCCGCGGTCGTGGCATGAGCTGATGTGGTGGTGGGTTCCCGTGCCGGTGGACGCGCTGCGGACGGGCGAGAATGTCATTGAACTGGTTTGCGAGGGGCCGCCGGAGCGGGGCTATGATGTGTTGTTCGCGCGCGAGGATGAGTATGCGCGCGGTGGCGGGGCCTACACGTACCGCGGGCACACGGGGCTGTTGACCTCGGGTTTCGTGGAGATACCGGACAGCGGGAACCTTCCGGGCCTGACCCCGTTTGAGGTCGGCGCGATGTCCGCGCGGTCGGTGGACGGGGGCGCGACGTATCAGACAGGGTTGCTGGGCCCCGAGGCGGACACCCGGGGCGAGTACGTGATACGCATCAGCCTGGAGCAGCACCACCCAAGCGGATCGCTGGTCAGCCCGCCAATTGACCTATGGGCGGAGGCGCCGGGGGCCAGCGGCATCGCGCCGGCATGCCGCGCGACGGAGCTGCGCCTCACGGGCCTGGGCGAAACGCCATCGGGCACGGTTATCGATTGGGCCGTGCGCTTTTCGGATACGCCGGACCCGACGGATGCGTCATGGGACGCGTTTACGCCGGTCGGGACAGGGGCGGCGTTGGATGCGCCGCTGCCGGACACCGGGCGCCGCTACGCGCAGGTGCGCGCGACCCTGCGCACCGAGGACCCGCTATCGACGCCGGTGCTGCGGGAGATTGCGCTGTCCCGGACGCTGCATTTCACGCCGCCGCCGGAGAACACCTTCTATACGCGCCGCGCGGTGAATCCCGCGCCGCGCTACCCGTCGTATCCGATGTATTTCGAGTCGGGCGATGCGCCGGAGTTGGCGCGGCTGCGGGCGACGCTTCCGGAGGAACTGCTTGTGCGCGCGACGCACGGGCAATTCGCGGAGATCAACCAGATCCGGCACTACGTATCCCAACTCTGGTATCACGCGCTGCCGCACCCGGAATATCCCGAGTGGAACGCGCTCGATATCCTCAAGCGGAAGCAGCAGTACGGCCACGGCGGGATGTGCATCCAGTTCACCATCGTGTTCATCCAGGCGTTGCAGTCGCTGGGCTACCAGGCGCGGCATGTCAACGTGTTCAACCACGAAATACCGGAAGTGTATATCGACGAACTCGAGAAATGGGCCGTCATCGATCCGGAGAGCGTATTCGACTCCTACGAATTCCACACCGGCAGCGGAGAGCCGTTGAGCGTGCTGGAGCAGCACCAGCATTTCCTTCGGCGCTACGGTTTTACCGCGGAGAACCCGATTCCCTGGGCGAGCCCGGCGCCGTGGGAGAACCGCGCGGGGAATGCCGTACCCGAGACGCCGCAGCCGCTGGAGATCTCCACGTTCACCCCGTGGATCAACGATCCGGACCCGATGAAGCGCCCGCCGCAGCACAACCTTGCCGGTTTCTTCCGGCTGATCCCGCGCAACGACTTTCTGACCCGCCCGACGCCGCGCCCGGTGGCGCACGGGTCGACGTGGTGGCCGTGGAGCGGCTATCTGTGCTGGTACGACGAAGCGACGCCGCGCAAGTTGCAGCACGCCCTGCACAGCGATCGCGTGGCGGACTTTTACCCTGCGATCAACCGCGCGCACTACGCGGCGTCGTGGGGCGATACGGAAGGGGAGGTGCGCGTCCGCATGTTCACGCAGACGCCGAACCTGGCGGCGTTCGAAATCAACATCAACGGGAGCGGCTGGCGCGAGAGCCCCGCGGTGTTCACGTGGCCGTTGTTTCCGTCGGGGCTGAACCGGCTCGAAATGCGCGTGCGGAACACGCTGGGCCTCGAAGGGGCGCCGAGCCTGCTGGAGGTGTACTACCACTACCGCGCGCCCTACGCGCCGAAGGAGAAGCCATGA
- a CDS encoding mannitol-1-phosphate 5-dehydrogenase, producing MGGKTVHFGAGNIGRGFLGQLYWESGYNTTFVDVNETVVRLLRERNAYPLHLVSETTEKLRITRVDAIHGGDIEAIADALAECVIASTAVGSPILPRIAPALARGIEKRFATPDATPLNVIICENVLRGDRILREAVRECLAPEWHTVLDTQVGFVEASIGRMVPRMTETQHAEDPLLVCVEPYCELPLAAEGFVGPIPPIAHAKPYPNFGAYVERKLFVHNMSHAAAAYLGHLRGHTYIYEVIADPEIRPVVEAAQRESCLGLARKHGMDQAALEAFAADLIHRYQNKALADQVARVGADPVRKLGPDDRLIASARMCLEQDVDPVAHVKVIAAALQFDEPSDPGAVEIQTMRRERGVGAVLDTICQLAPEEPLRALVEASLAS from the coding sequence TTGGGCGGAAAAACAGTGCATTTTGGCGCGGGCAACATCGGCCGCGGCTTCCTCGGCCAGTTGTACTGGGAGTCGGGCTATAACACCACCTTCGTGGACGTCAACGAGACCGTGGTCCGTCTGCTCCGGGAGCGGAACGCATACCCGCTTCACCTGGTGTCCGAGACGACGGAGAAACTCCGGATTACCCGGGTGGACGCAATTCATGGGGGCGACATCGAGGCCATTGCGGACGCCCTGGCCGAGTGTGTGATCGCCTCGACGGCGGTCGGCTCGCCGATCCTGCCCCGCATTGCGCCGGCGCTGGCGCGAGGCATTGAGAAGCGCTTCGCCACGCCGGACGCCACGCCGTTGAACGTCATTATCTGCGAAAACGTGCTTCGCGGGGACCGGATCCTGCGCGAAGCGGTTCGGGAATGCCTTGCGCCGGAATGGCACACGGTATTGGATACGCAGGTGGGGTTTGTGGAGGCTTCCATTGGCCGGATGGTGCCGCGGATGACCGAGACCCAGCATGCCGAGGATCCGCTGCTGGTCTGCGTGGAACCCTATTGTGAGCTGCCCCTGGCCGCCGAGGGCTTCGTGGGGCCGATTCCGCCGATCGCCCACGCCAAGCCGTATCCCAATTTCGGCGCCTACGTGGAACGCAAGCTCTTTGTGCATAACATGAGCCACGCGGCGGCGGCCTATCTGGGCCACCTCAGGGGCCATACCTATATATACGAGGTGATTGCGGATCCGGAAATCCGCCCGGTGGTCGAGGCGGCGCAGCGGGAGAGCTGCCTGGGACTGGCCCGGAAGCACGGCATGGATCAGGCCGCTCTTGAGGCCTTCGCGGCGGACCTCATCCACCGGTATCAGAACAAGGCCCTCGCCGATCAGGTGGCGCGCGTGGGTGCGGACCCGGTCCGGAAGCTCGGCCCGGACGACCGCCTGATCGCCTCGGCCCGGATGTGCCTCGAGCAGGATGTTGACCCGGTGGCCCACGTCAAGGTCATCGCCGCGGCGCTGCAGTTTGACGAGCCGTCGGACCCGGGGGCGGTAGAAATCCAGACGATGCGCCGGGAACGGGGCGTCGGCGCGGTGCTCGACACGATATGCCAGTTGGCGCCGGAAGAACCCCTACGGGCGTTGGTCGAGGCGTCACTGGCCTCATAA
- a CDS encoding META domain-containing protein — translation MRRRPTAVLTLLLATIAGCAATPAGPDHGPGAGAATAKDASDPMSIQDIAWELAGIGEASAPEAPVPDTSVTLLLDAASGEASGSAGCNRYVGKYTLDGNGLTFGPIAATKRYCGAPEGVMAQESAVLAALQATSHFTLEDDVLTLHQDGDRVLRFARSGAKGGPDASPLAALNDHVGAYPREINLWEHPAVSKRLQALLGGALPAFLENMGVQGPLSAEDGLLYVTGNKPHEGGIETAAFVADPARDQIQVWLITGGEARLYAEKDPPLPDPADVQTWKANLDARP, via the coding sequence ATGCGCCGCCGCCCGACTGCTGTTCTCACGCTTCTGCTTGCCACAATTGCGGGTTGCGCGGCCACGCCGGCGGGTCCCGATCACGGTCCGGGCGCCGGCGCCGCCACGGCAAAGGATGCCTCGGACCCGATGTCTATTCAGGATATTGCGTGGGAACTCGCCGGAATCGGCGAGGCCAGCGCCCCGGAAGCCCCGGTCCCCGACACCTCGGTAACGCTTCTGCTCGATGCGGCGAGCGGCGAGGCGTCGGGCTCGGCCGGCTGCAACCGGTACGTCGGGAAATACACCCTGGATGGCAACGGGCTGACCTTCGGCCCTATCGCCGCAACCAAGCGCTACTGCGGCGCCCCGGAAGGCGTGATGGCGCAAGAGTCGGCTGTGCTGGCCGCCTTGCAGGCCACAAGCCATTTCACGCTGGAAGACGATGTGCTGACACTGCATCAGGACGGGGACCGGGTTTTGCGTTTCGCACGCTCCGGCGCGAAAGGCGGGCCAGACGCATCCCCGCTCGCGGCGCTCAATGATCACGTGGGCGCCTATCCGCGCGAAATCAACCTGTGGGAGCACCCGGCGGTTTCAAAGCGGCTCCAGGCCCTCCTGGGCGGCGCGCTTCCCGCCTTTCTCGAAAACATGGGCGTCCAGGGCCCGCTATCCGCCGAAGATGGTCTGCTCTACGTCACCGGAAACAAGCCCCACGAGGGCGGCATCGAAACGGCGGCATTCGTCGCGGATCCCGCCCGGGACCAGATCCAGGTGTGGTTGATTACCGGCGGCGAGGCGCGCCTGTACGCCGAAAAAGACCCGCCGCTCCCCGATCCGGCCGATGTGCAAACATGGAAGGCCAATCTGGACGCGCGCCCGTAA
- a CDS encoding flagellar assembly protein FliW, translated as MQLRTTRFGELEVAETSVITFTQPIIGFQEYRRFVLLPGPADSAVTWLQSTESGELAFLLMNPRDVAPDYRVPLGQHELAELAVNTADELSIFTILVVSDDVAKIRTNLKAPVLINSKQRLGKQTVLERSDYPIQFFLAQAREAAAAREEVSHARTDA; from the coding sequence ATGCAGTTGAGAACGACGCGATTCGGGGAGTTGGAGGTAGCGGAAACTTCGGTTATCACCTTCACCCAGCCCATTATCGGCTTTCAGGAGTACCGGCGCTTTGTCTTGCTGCCCGGGCCGGCGGACAGCGCCGTCACGTGGCTCCAGTCAACCGAATCGGGCGAGCTCGCCTTCCTGCTCATGAATCCGCGCGATGTGGCTCCCGATTACCGCGTGCCGCTGGGCCAGCACGAGCTCGCGGAATTGGCCGTCAATACCGCCGACGAGCTGAGTATTTTCACCATTCTCGTCGTGTCGGATGACGTGGCGAAAATCCGCACGAATCTGAAGGCCCCCGTCCTGATCAATTCGAAACAACGCCTGGGCAAGCAAACGGTGTTGGAACGCAGCGACTACCCGATCCAGTTTTTCCTGGCGCAGGCGCGGGAGGCGGCAGCCGCGCGGGAGGAAGTGAGCCATGCTCGTACTGACGCGTAA
- the csrA gene encoding carbon storage regulator CsrA: protein MLVLTRKENESIMIGNDIEIKVLDLKDNQVKLGIVAPRSVAVHRREVYLAIQAENAQAAATGSLDGISNLIPR from the coding sequence ATGCTCGTACTGACGCGTAAGGAAAACGAGAGCATCATGATCGGGAACGACATCGAGATCAAGGTGCTCGATCTCAAGGACAACCAGGTGAAGCTGGGCATCGTCGCCCCCCGCAGTGTGGCCGTGCACCGCCGGGAAGTCTACCTCGCGATCCAGGCCGAAAACGCCCAGGCCGCGGCGACGGGCTCGCTCGATGGCATCTCCAATCTGATCCCCCGCTAG
- a CDS encoding YfhO family protein — protein MRPSWGYRVREHAGCVVLLLLLPVLALAPSLFQGAAPIAPDSILALPPWESAAPAGALSEHDPLSAWQLATAWPAYQYINENRTQPAALWWNPDTGLGQPFLADVRNRCLSFFTIPFYLFDLPLAWALSLWLKLAVAGWAAYYGARRYGFTAGFALIVALVYQWSGPVFHWVAEPMGDILPWFPLLLLAVDRLLIGQFRAWPKAAIAVALMALGGDVRILAGLIGALVLYMVLRRARDSHHVHLGAALPGFALGVAAGLGLAAPQLIPYFTLLREGATAPGAYPWPMEAGALLGGFGSAYHQAATGAANPLAALFYVGHIPLLLAGVWFSLRRFVDKALRHRVECLGLAALLLAAVPLLTGDRLVSLPLLRLLHPACYVAALALPFALMTAAVAETWLHLNADQCKRVLARMALILPLYWGGLLLVYVFFSGSGTYSEWNLFYLFVFVIICIVSIFGVTLLKPNPRIMAVGMAALLMILIALVRAPELPRTDARLVYPETPLVQALRAVDARVGGTTGLSAWPLHGNRIPGLQVRATVSLNRTERFLAQIEADPLLQRRAGVGALLLRREDIQGPYAPVRPDLNIVEVFDAGVVLFRDLSSAPPYRMAYDTRPSDAPDLGPMTAGSAPRVEGFAMPPREGPFDNEIEVLDRPGPHQVRLRVETNQPGILVITTAWYPEWRAWVDGKETLVYPVDGAMQGVEIVAGEHTVELRYDPRGFRAGVWVCVCFALLVGFGVFRALRANPGHG, from the coding sequence ATGAGACCGAGCTGGGGATATCGCGTGCGCGAGCATGCGGGGTGCGTGGTGCTGCTTCTGTTGTTGCCCGTGCTGGCCCTGGCGCCCAGCCTCTTCCAGGGGGCGGCGCCCATTGCGCCCGATTCCATTCTGGCCCTGCCCCCGTGGGAGAGCGCGGCGCCGGCCGGGGCATTGTCCGAGCACGACCCGCTTTCCGCCTGGCAACTGGCCACCGCCTGGCCCGCCTACCAGTACATCAACGAGAACCGGACCCAACCCGCCGCGCTCTGGTGGAACCCCGACACGGGCCTGGGCCAGCCCTTTCTGGCGGATGTGCGCAACCGGTGCCTGTCGTTCTTCACGATCCCGTTTTACCTTTTCGATTTGCCGCTGGCCTGGGCGCTCAGCCTGTGGCTGAAACTGGCGGTCGCGGGCTGGGCCGCGTATTACGGCGCGCGGCGCTACGGCTTCACGGCGGGCTTCGCGCTCATCGTGGCGCTTGTGTACCAATGGAGCGGGCCCGTATTCCACTGGGTCGCCGAGCCGATGGGGGATATCCTGCCCTGGTTTCCGCTCCTGCTACTGGCGGTGGACCGCCTGCTCATCGGGCAGTTCCGCGCCTGGCCCAAGGCCGCCATCGCCGTGGCGCTCATGGCCCTCGGCGGCGACGTGCGGATCCTCGCCGGACTGATCGGCGCGCTCGTGCTTTACATGGTGCTGCGGCGCGCGCGCGACAGCCACCACGTCCATCTGGGCGCGGCGCTGCCCGGTTTTGCGCTCGGCGTCGCGGCGGGACTCGGTCTGGCGGCCCCGCAGTTGATCCCGTACTTTACCCTCCTTCGGGAAGGCGCGACGGCCCCGGGGGCCTACCCGTGGCCGATGGAAGCCGGGGCTCTTCTGGGTGGTTTTGGAAGCGCCTACCACCAGGCGGCGACAGGTGCGGCCAATCCGCTGGCGGCGCTCTTCTACGTGGGCCATATTCCGCTGCTTCTGGCGGGCGTCTGGTTCTCGTTGCGCCGCTTCGTGGACAAGGCGCTCCGCCACCGCGTCGAATGCCTGGGTTTGGCGGCGCTCCTCCTCGCGGCCGTGCCGCTGTTGACCGGCGACCGGCTCGTGTCGTTGCCCCTGCTCCGGCTCCTGCATCCGGCCTGCTACGTGGCCGCGCTGGCGCTGCCCTTCGCGTTGATGACGGCGGCCGTGGCGGAGACGTGGCTCCACCTTAACGCGGATCAATGCAAGCGGGTTCTGGCGCGGATGGCGCTGATCCTGCCCCTGTATTGGGGCGGTTTGTTACTGGTTTATGTGTTTTTTTCGGGAAGCGGCACATACTCGGAATGGAATCTTTTTTATCTTTTTGTATTTGTTATCATATGCATAGTGTCAATATTCGGCGTGACGCTCCTCAAGCCGAATCCCCGGATCATGGCGGTCGGTATGGCGGCCCTGCTCATGATCCTGATTGCCCTCGTGCGCGCGCCGGAACTGCCTCGAACCGACGCCAGACTCGTTTATCCCGAGACCCCGCTCGTCCAGGCCCTCCGCGCGGTTGATGCGCGCGTGGGCGGTACGACCGGGCTGTCCGCGTGGCCGCTTCACGGGAACCGAATCCCGGGGCTTCAGGTCCGGGCGACCGTGAGCTTGAACCGCACCGAGCGCTTCCTCGCGCAGATCGAGGCGGACCCGCTCCTCCAGCGCCGCGCGGGGGTGGGCGCGCTGCTGCTGCGGCGGGAGGACATCCAGGGGCCCTACGCGCCGGTGCGGCCCGATCTGAATATCGTGGAGGTGTTCGACGCCGGTGTGGTGCTTTTTCGGGATCTTTCGAGCGCGCCGCCATACCGGATGGCATATGACACGCGCCCGTCGGATGCGCCGGACCTGGGGCCCATGACGGCCGGGAGCGCGCCCCGGGTGGAGGGCTTTGCGATGCCTCCGCGCGAAGGCCCCTTCGACAACGAGATTGAAGTGCTTGATCGGCCCGGCCCGCATCAGGTGCGGCTGCGCGTGGAAACCAACCAGCCGGGCATATTGGTCATCACAACGGCCTGGTATCCCGAGTGGCGTGCGTGGGTCGACGGTAAGGAGACGCTGGTGTACCCGGTCGACGGGGCCATGCAGGGGGTGGAAATCGTAGCGGGCGAACATACCGTTGAGCTTCGGTACGATCCGCGTGGTTTTCGGGCCGGGGTGTGGGTTTGTGTGTGTTTTGCGCTTCTTGTGGGTTTTGGTGTTTTTAGGGCCCTTCGCGCCAACCCGGGGCATGGATGA
- the lpdA gene encoding dihydrolipoyl dehydrogenase, producing the protein MQKFDVVVVGSGPGGYVAAIRVAQRGASVAVVEREALGGVCLNVGCIPTKTLIYTAELYRKMQHAEDFGLKVSGAAFDMKAMVARKNKVIGTNTGGIDALFKAHGIEVIRGEGTVVTPGEIAVGDTRVRAGSIIIATGGRPAQLPGLEFNGTTVIGSTDALELTELPERIAVIGAGALGSEFACIWNALGAKVTLIEAMPYVLPREDEDLSKRLAAGLKRKGMDVRTDTKVQTLKHRKDSVHLTLEGKGAGELEVDLVLVGIGLQCNSEVVTRTPDLGVAIGARGSIVVDDRMESNIPGIYAIGDVTNKTWLAHGASTEGIVAATNATGGNRRIDYRVVPSCNFTSPEVASVGLTETQAKAAGYTVKTGSFLFAGNGRAHAMGETEGLVKIVGDAATDQLLGMHIMGAEAGELIAAGAMAMQLEATVEEIAHTIHTHPTLSEAILEAAEDYYGLGIHTRPAKR; encoded by the coding sequence ATGCAAAAATTTGACGTGGTGGTGGTTGGATCGGGGCCTGGTGGCTATGTGGCGGCGATTCGCGTGGCGCAGCGCGGGGCTTCGGTGGCGGTGGTGGAGCGGGAGGCTCTGGGTGGCGTGTGTTTGAATGTTGGGTGTATACCGACAAAAACACTCATATACACCGCCGAACTCTACCGAAAAATGCAACATGCCGAGGACTTCGGGCTGAAGGTTTCCGGGGCGGCCTTCGACATGAAGGCTATGGTCGCGCGGAAGAACAAGGTTATCGGAACCAACACCGGCGGAATCGATGCGCTGTTCAAGGCGCACGGCATTGAGGTCATCCGGGGCGAGGGCACGGTGGTGACGCCCGGCGAGATCGCGGTCGGGGACACCCGGGTGCGCGCGGGCAGCATCATTATTGCGACGGGCGGTCGCCCCGCGCAGCTGCCCGGGCTGGAATTCAACGGCACGACAGTGATTGGCAGCACGGACGCACTGGAGTTGACCGAACTGCCGGAGCGCATCGCGGTGATTGGCGCGGGGGCGCTGGGATCGGAGTTTGCGTGCATCTGGAACGCGCTTGGCGCGAAGGTGACCCTGATTGAGGCGATGCCGTATGTGCTTCCCCGGGAAGACGAAGACCTGAGCAAGCGCCTGGCGGCGGGGCTCAAGCGGAAGGGGATGGATGTGCGCACGGACACCAAGGTCCAGACGCTCAAGCACCGGAAGGACAGCGTGCACCTGACGTTGGAGGGCAAGGGGGCCGGGGAACTGGAGGTGGATCTGGTGCTGGTGGGGATCGGGCTCCAGTGCAATTCCGAGGTGGTCACACGCACGCCGGATCTCGGGGTGGCAATTGGCGCACGGGGCAGCATCGTGGTGGACGATCGTATGGAGAGCAACATTCCCGGGATCTACGCCATCGGCGACGTGACCAACAAGACCTGGCTGGCGCACGGCGCGTCGACCGAGGGGATTGTGGCCGCGACCAACGCCACGGGCGGGAACCGGCGCATCGACTACCGGGTGGTGCCGTCGTGCAATTTCACGTCGCCCGAGGTGGCGAGCGTGGGGCTGACGGAAACCCAGGCGAAGGCGGCGGGATATACGGTGAAGACCGGGAGCTTCCTGTTCGCCGGGAATGGCCGCGCGCACGCGATGGGCGAGACGGAGGGGCTGGTGAAGATCGTGGGCGACGCCGCGACGGACCAGTTGCTCGGGATGCACATCATGGGCGCGGAGGCCGGCGAGCTGATCGCGGCGGGCGCGATGGCGATGCAACTGGAGGCGACGGTGGAGGAGATCGCGCATACGATACACACGCATCCGACGCTTTCGGAGGCGATACTGGAGGCGGCGGAGGATTACTACGGCCTGGGCATCCACACCCGCCCGGCAAAACGGTAG
- a CDS encoding DUF5610 domain-containing protein: MIQTVQTPPVELAAGRAYPQSARQATYQSFSFQFEARIDVVTFGTNAVSNTEAQEIVLNRAFEKLRAVVAEAREALGIPEGEAVDTSPEATANRIADFALNFFSAYARNNGLDDNEEGRARFADFIGGAIAKGIEEARGILNALAALNPETESSIDQIASLVRARLDAFIANGLGGE; encoded by the coding sequence ATGATACAGACGGTTCAGACGCCTCCCGTAGAGCTTGCCGCAGGCCGCGCCTATCCGCAGTCGGCGAGGCAGGCAACGTACCAGTCCTTCTCCTTCCAGTTTGAAGCGCGCATTGACGTGGTGACCTTCGGCACGAATGCCGTTTCCAATACCGAGGCGCAGGAAATCGTCCTCAACCGCGCTTTCGAGAAGCTGCGCGCGGTGGTGGCCGAGGCGCGCGAAGCCCTCGGCATACCGGAAGGCGAAGCGGTCGACACCTCTCCCGAAGCGACCGCCAACCGCATCGCGGATTTCGCGCTGAATTTCTTTTCCGCATACGCCAGGAACAACGGCCTCGACGACAACGAAGAAGGGCGCGCGCGATTCGCCGATTTCATCGGTGGGGCCATCGCGAAGGGCATCGAGGAGGCCCGAGGCATCCTGAACGCGCTCGCCGCGCTCAATCCCGAGACCGAATCCAGCATTGATCAGATCGCGAGCCTGGTGCGGGCGCGGCTCGACGCCTTCATCGCCAACGGGCTCGGCGGCGAGTAA